One window of the Vicinamibacterales bacterium genome contains the following:
- the cheB gene encoding chemotaxis-specific protein-glutamate methyltransferase CheB — protein sequence MGLPPSRHGSHGAITVLVVDDSKVLRMLLLHLLESDPQIRVIGTVDDGQAALDFVSKQKPDVVVMDIHMPGLDGFETTRRLMETYPVPIVICSATSNPQEVATTFKMMEAGAVACIAKPTGPEHPQFEERVAMLLQTVKLMSEVKVVRRWPRPLAPTPPVPRPGGERPARAEITVVGIGASTGGPPVLQTVLAGLPKDFPAPILVVQHIAHGFLPGLAEWLGHTTGFQVHIASYGTQPLAGHVYLAPDDFQMGLSAGGRIVLTKEGPENGLRPAVSYLFRSLAEVCGLRSVGVLLTGMGKDGAAELKSMRDGGAITIAQDHGSSVVHGMPGEAIRLGGASHVLPADKIADGLVSIVRKNSAEREL from the coding sequence CACCTTCTGGAATCGGACCCCCAGATCCGGGTCATTGGCACGGTCGACGACGGTCAGGCCGCACTCGACTTCGTGTCGAAGCAGAAGCCCGATGTGGTCGTGATGGACATCCATATGCCGGGCCTGGATGGCTTCGAGACGACGCGGCGCCTGATGGAAACCTATCCGGTGCCCATCGTCATCTGCTCCGCCACCTCGAATCCTCAAGAGGTGGCCACGACGTTCAAGATGATGGAGGCCGGGGCCGTGGCGTGCATCGCCAAGCCGACCGGTCCGGAGCATCCCCAGTTCGAGGAGCGGGTCGCGATGCTTCTGCAGACAGTGAAGCTGATGTCTGAGGTCAAGGTCGTCCGGCGCTGGCCGCGGCCGCTCGCCCCGACACCGCCTGTGCCGCGCCCGGGTGGAGAGAGGCCCGCGCGAGCCGAGATCACGGTGGTCGGCATCGGCGCGTCCACGGGCGGGCCGCCGGTATTGCAGACCGTCCTCGCTGGCCTGCCCAAGGACTTCCCCGCGCCGATCCTGGTGGTGCAACACATCGCGCACGGCTTTCTGCCAGGGTTGGCCGAGTGGTTGGGTCACACCACCGGGTTTCAGGTGCACATTGCGTCGTATGGGACCCAGCCGCTGGCGGGCCATGTGTATCTCGCGCCCGATGATTTCCAGATGGGTCTCAGTGCGGGCGGCCGCATTGTCTTGACCAAAGAGGGCCCGGAGAATGGCCTGCGGCCGGCCGTCTCGTACCTGTTCCGATCGCTGGCCGAGGTCTGCGGCCTGCGATCGGTGGGCGTCCTGCTCACGGGCATGGGCAAGGACGGGGCGGCGGAACTGAAATCGATGCGGGACGGTGGCGCCATCACCATTGCGCAGGACCACGGCAGCTCCGTCGTGCACGGCATGCCCGGCGAAGCGATCAGGCTTGGCGGCGCCAGTCATGTACTGCCGGCCGATAAGATCGCGGATGGACTGGTGTCTATCGTCCGCAAGAACAGCGCGGAGCGTGAGTTGTGA
- a CDS encoding response regulator produces MEDSPTQAQQLQHILEQRGYRVAHAANGRLALESARQHRPAVVISDVVMPEMDGYELCREIKADPGLSDVPVILVTRLSDPADVIRGLECRADNFILKPYDERYLVSRVQFVLMNREMRKAEPGGLAVEIFFNGQRHLITADRLQILNLLLSTYDAAIQRNNELSQAQVKLRDINSSLAEANRQLLHQILEREQAERALRESEQRLRRVVDNMAAFVGEMTPDGVLVDINQSALDVGGVRREDMVGQRLDQAWWFSHSPAVQAEIRVDIERALRGEAVRHDVEVRAAGGAHLTIDFMLAPIRDHEGQIIRLIPSAVDISERKQIEKDIRDLNDNLERLVTERTGALRESEERFRQLAQHSSEVVWFISLNPERTLYVSPAVEKVWGLPADRFYADAGTWAAAIHPEDRSRVQAAFEACARGQAPRFEEEYQIVRPDGSAHWVLDSGAPIRDERGDIIRLSGVARDITERKDLEAQFLQSQKMESVGQLAGGIAHDFNNLLTVINGTTEFAAENLAEGDPLREDLATIRDAGAKAAALTRQLLAFSRKQIVQPAIVNLNTVVADAEAMLRRVLGEHVTLLVRQDADLASVNADPGQIEQVVMNLAINSRDAMPRGGTLTIETANVVLDESYARTHTGVRPGSHVLLAISDTGIGMDDATRKRIFEPFFTTKGPGKGTGLGMSTSYGIVKQSGGDIWVYSEPGQGTTIKIYLPKASGTPRAGAIARSAPGVGGTETILVVDDDGGIRQIVQRVLGKAGYKVLLAGTGQEALRLLERDDAPVDLVLTDVVMPGMSGRELVDRIGASHRAIKILYTSGYTDDAIVHHGVLDEGVHFISKPYTAAALTRKVREVLDAAPETP; encoded by the coding sequence GTGGAGGACAGTCCCACCCAGGCCCAGCAACTCCAACACATCCTCGAGCAGCGCGGATACCGCGTGGCGCACGCTGCCAACGGCCGGCTGGCGCTCGAGTCGGCGCGGCAACACCGACCCGCCGTAGTGATCAGCGACGTCGTCATGCCAGAGATGGACGGGTATGAGCTCTGTCGCGAGATCAAGGCCGACCCCGGCCTCAGTGACGTCCCGGTCATCCTCGTGACCAGGTTGTCGGATCCGGCGGACGTCATCCGCGGGCTGGAATGCCGCGCGGACAATTTCATCCTCAAGCCCTACGACGAGCGGTACCTGGTGAGCCGTGTGCAGTTCGTGCTGATGAATCGCGAGATGCGAAAGGCGGAACCGGGCGGCCTCGCGGTCGAGATTTTCTTCAACGGCCAGCGCCACCTGATCACCGCCGATCGCCTGCAGATCCTCAACCTGCTGCTCTCCACCTACGACGCCGCCATCCAGCGGAACAACGAACTGAGCCAGGCACAGGTGAAACTGCGCGACATCAACTCATCGTTGGCGGAGGCCAATCGTCAGCTCCTGCACCAGATCCTGGAGCGAGAGCAGGCGGAGCGGGCCCTCCGCGAGAGCGAGCAGCGCCTCCGACGCGTCGTCGACAACATGGCCGCCTTCGTCGGCGAGATGACCCCAGACGGCGTCCTGGTGGACATCAACCAGAGCGCCCTCGATGTCGGCGGCGTACGCCGCGAGGATATGGTCGGGCAGCGGCTCGACCAGGCGTGGTGGTTCTCCCATTCCCCGGCGGTGCAGGCCGAGATTCGCGTGGACATCGAACGGGCGCTGCGCGGCGAGGCGGTGCGCCACGATGTGGAAGTACGCGCCGCCGGCGGGGCCCACCTCACCATCGATTTCATGCTCGCCCCAATCCGCGACCACGAGGGCCAGATCATCCGGCTGATTCCGTCCGCCGTCGACATCAGCGAGCGGAAACAAATCGAGAAGGACATTCGCGATCTGAATGACAACCTGGAGCGCCTCGTCACGGAGCGCACGGGCGCCTTGCGCGAGAGCGAGGAGCGCTTCCGCCAACTCGCCCAGCACAGTAGCGAAGTCGTCTGGTTCATCTCGCTGAATCCGGAGCGTACTCTCTACGTCAGCCCGGCCGTGGAGAAGGTGTGGGGACTGCCTGCCGACCGCTTCTATGCGGACGCGGGCACATGGGCGGCAGCCATCCATCCCGAGGACCGGTCGCGGGTGCAGGCCGCGTTCGAGGCCTGTGCTCGCGGCCAAGCACCGCGTTTCGAGGAGGAATACCAGATCGTGCGGCCCGATGGGTCTGCCCATTGGGTATTGGACAGCGGCGCGCCGATACGCGACGAGCGGGGCGACATCATCCGCCTCAGCGGCGTGGCCCGCGATATCACCGAGCGCAAGGATCTCGAAGCCCAGTTTCTCCAGTCGCAAAAGATGGAGAGCGTCGGGCAGCTCGCCGGCGGCATCGCCCACGACTTCAACAACCTGCTGACGGTCATCAATGGGACCACGGAGTTCGCGGCGGAGAACCTGGCGGAAGGCGACCCCTTGCGCGAGGACCTGGCCACGATTCGCGACGCCGGCGCCAAGGCCGCCGCCTTGACGCGGCAATTGCTGGCCTTCAGCCGAAAGCAGATCGTCCAGCCGGCCATCGTCAACCTGAACACGGTGGTGGCGGACGCCGAGGCCATGCTGCGGCGTGTCCTCGGAGAGCACGTCACGCTGCTCGTACGCCAGGACGCGGACCTGGCGAGCGTCAACGCAGACCCCGGGCAAATCGAGCAGGTGGTCATGAATCTCGCCATCAACAGCCGTGACGCGATGCCCAGGGGCGGCACGCTGACCATCGAGACCGCCAACGTCGTGCTCGACGAGTCGTACGCGCGCACCCACACTGGCGTTCGGCCCGGCTCACATGTTCTGCTGGCGATCAGCGACACGGGCATCGGCATGGACGATGCCACACGGAAACGGATTTTCGAGCCGTTCTTCACGACCAAGGGGCCTGGCAAAGGCACCGGCCTCGGCATGTCTACCTCCTACGGGATCGTCAAGCAGAGCGGCGGGGACATCTGGGTCTATAGCGAGCCCGGACAAGGCACGACGATCAAGATTTACCTGCCCAAGGCCTCGGGCACGCCCCGGGCGGGCGCAATCGCGCGTTCCGCGCCGGGCGTCGGCGGGACGGAGACCATTCTCGTCGTCGACGACGACGGCGGGATTCGCCAGATCGTCCAGCGTGTGCTCGGCAAGGCCGGCTACAAGGTGCTCCTCGCCGGAACCGGCCAGGAAGCCCTGCGGCTCCTCGAGCGCGACGACGCACCCGTCGATCTGGTTCTCACCGACGTGGTCATGCCAGGCATGAGCGGACGAGAACTCGTCGACCGGATTGGGGCCAGCCATCGCGCGATAAAGATCCTCTACACGTCGGGCTACACCGACGACGCCATCGTGCACCATGGGGTGCTCGACGAAGGTGTCCACTTCATCAGCAAGCCCTATACGGCGGCCGCGTTGACGCGAAAAGTGCGAGAGGTGCTGGACGCGGCACCAGAGACACCGTGA